One segment of Dama dama isolate Ldn47 chromosome 15, ASM3311817v1, whole genome shotgun sequence DNA contains the following:
- the HNRNPH3 gene encoding heterogeneous nuclear ribonucleoprotein H3 isoform X2, which translates to MDWVMKHNGPNDASDGTVRLRGLPFGCSKEEIVQFFQGLEIVPNGITLTMDYQGRSTGEAFVQFASKEIAENALGKHKERIGHRYIEIFRSSRSEIKGFYDPPRRLLGQRPGPYDRPIGGRGGYYGAGRGSYGGFDDYGGYNNYGYGNDGFDDRMRDGRGMGGHGYGGAGDASSGFHGGHFVHMRGLPFRATENDIANFFSPLNPIRVHIDIGADGRATGEADVEFVTHEDAVAAMSKDKNNMQHRYIELFLNSTPGGGSGMGGSGMGGYGRDGMDNQGGYGSVGRMGMGNNYSGGYGTPDGLGGYGRGGGGSGGYYGQGGMSGGGWRGMY; encoded by the exons ATGGATTGGGTTATGAAACATAATGGTCCAAATGACGCTAGTGATGGGACAGTACGACTTCGTGGACTGCCATTTGGTTGCAGCAAAGAGGAAATAGTTCAGTTCTTTCAAG GGTTGGAAATCGTGCCAAATGGGATAACATTGACGATGGACTACCAGGGGAGAAGCACAGGGGAGGCCTTCGTGCAGTTTGCTTCAAAGGAGATAGCAGAAAATGCTCTGGGGAAACACAAGGAAAGAATAGGGCACAG GTATATTGAGATCTTCAGAAGTAGCAGGAGTGAAATCAAAGGATTTTATGATCCACCAAGAAGATTGCTGGGCCAGCGACCAGGACCATATGATAGACCAATAGGAGGAAGAGGGGGTTATTATGGAGCTGGGCGTGGAA GTTATGGAGGTTTTGATGACTATGGTGGCTATAATAATTATGGCTATGGAAATGATGGCTTTGATGACAGAATGAGAGATGGAAGag gtaTGGGAGGACATGGTTATGGTGGAGCTGGTGATGCAAGTTCAGGTTTTCATGGTGGTCATTTTGTACATATGAGAGGACTGCCTTTTCGTGCAACTGAAAATGATATTGCTAAT ttcttctcaccACTAAATCCAATCCGAGTGCATATTGATATTGGAGCTGATGGCAGAGCAACAGGAGAAGCAGATGTAGAGTTTGTGACACATGAAGATGCGGTAGCTGCCATGTCTAAAGATAAGAATAACATGC AACATCGATACATTGAACTCTTCTTGAATTCAACTCCTGGAGGCGGCTCTGGAATGGGAGGTTCTGGAATGGGAGGCTACGGCAGAGATGGAATGG ataatcaGGGAGGCTATGGATCTGTTGGAAGAATGGGAATGGGGAACAATTACAGTGGAGGATATGGTACTCCTGATGGCTTGGGTGGTTATG GCCGTGGTGGTGGAGGCAGTGGCGGTTACTACGGGCAAGGTGGCATGAGTGGAGGTGGATGGCGTGGGATGTACTAA
- the HNRNPH3 gene encoding heterogeneous nuclear ribonucleoprotein H3 isoform X1 translates to MDWVMKHNGPNDASDGTVRLRGLPFGCSKEEIVQFFQGLEIVPNGITLTMDYQGRSTGEAFVQFASKEIAENALGKHKERIGHRYIEIFRSSRSEIKGFYDPPRRLLGQRPGPYDRPIGGRGGYYGAGRGSMYDRMRRGGDGYDGGYGGFDDYGGYNNYGYGNDGFDDRMRDGRGMGGHGYGGAGDASSGFHGGHFVHMRGLPFRATENDIANFFSPLNPIRVHIDIGADGRATGEADVEFVTHEDAVAAMSKDKNNMQHRYIELFLNSTPGGGSGMGGSGMGGYGRDGMDNQGGYGSVGRMGMGNNYSGGYGTPDGLGGYGRGGGGSGGYYGQGGMSGGGWRGMY, encoded by the exons ATGGATTGGGTTATGAAACATAATGGTCCAAATGACGCTAGTGATGGGACAGTACGACTTCGTGGACTGCCATTTGGTTGCAGCAAAGAGGAAATAGTTCAGTTCTTTCAAG GGTTGGAAATCGTGCCAAATGGGATAACATTGACGATGGACTACCAGGGGAGAAGCACAGGGGAGGCCTTCGTGCAGTTTGCTTCAAAGGAGATAGCAGAAAATGCTCTGGGGAAACACAAGGAAAGAATAGGGCACAG GTATATTGAGATCTTCAGAAGTAGCAGGAGTGAAATCAAAGGATTTTATGATCCACCAAGAAGATTGCTGGGCCAGCGACCAGGACCATATGATAGACCAATAGGAGGAAGAGGGGGTTATTATGGAGCTGGGCGTGGAAGTATGTATGACAGAATGCGACGAGGAGGTGATGGATATGATGGTG GTTATGGAGGTTTTGATGACTATGGTGGCTATAATAATTATGGCTATGGAAATGATGGCTTTGATGACAGAATGAGAGATGGAAGag gtaTGGGAGGACATGGTTATGGTGGAGCTGGTGATGCAAGTTCAGGTTTTCATGGTGGTCATTTTGTACATATGAGAGGACTGCCTTTTCGTGCAACTGAAAATGATATTGCTAAT ttcttctcaccACTAAATCCAATCCGAGTGCATATTGATATTGGAGCTGATGGCAGAGCAACAGGAGAAGCAGATGTAGAGTTTGTGACACATGAAGATGCGGTAGCTGCCATGTCTAAAGATAAGAATAACATGC AACATCGATACATTGAACTCTTCTTGAATTCAACTCCTGGAGGCGGCTCTGGAATGGGAGGTTCTGGAATGGGAGGCTACGGCAGAGATGGAATGG ataatcaGGGAGGCTATGGATCTGTTGGAAGAATGGGAATGGGGAACAATTACAGTGGAGGATATGGTACTCCTGATGGCTTGGGTGGTTATG GCCGTGGTGGTGGAGGCAGTGGCGGTTACTACGGGCAAGGTGGCATGAGTGGAGGTGGATGGCGTGGGATGTACTAA
- the HNRNPH3 gene encoding heterogeneous nuclear ribonucleoprotein H3 isoform X3 encodes MYDRMRRGGDGYDGGYGGFDDYGGYNNYGYGNDGFDDRMRDGRGMGGHGYGGAGDASSGFHGGHFVHMRGLPFRATENDIANFFSPLNPIRVHIDIGADGRATGEADVEFVTHEDAVAAMSKDKNNMQHRYIELFLNSTPGGGSGMGGSGMGGYGRDGMDNQGGYGSVGRMGMGNNYSGGYGTPDGLGGYGRGGGGSGGYYGQGGMSGGGWRGMY; translated from the exons ATGTATGACAGAATGCGACGAGGAGGTGATGGATATGATGGTG GTTATGGAGGTTTTGATGACTATGGTGGCTATAATAATTATGGCTATGGAAATGATGGCTTTGATGACAGAATGAGAGATGGAAGag gtaTGGGAGGACATGGTTATGGTGGAGCTGGTGATGCAAGTTCAGGTTTTCATGGTGGTCATTTTGTACATATGAGAGGACTGCCTTTTCGTGCAACTGAAAATGATATTGCTAAT ttcttctcaccACTAAATCCAATCCGAGTGCATATTGATATTGGAGCTGATGGCAGAGCAACAGGAGAAGCAGATGTAGAGTTTGTGACACATGAAGATGCGGTAGCTGCCATGTCTAAAGATAAGAATAACATGC AACATCGATACATTGAACTCTTCTTGAATTCAACTCCTGGAGGCGGCTCTGGAATGGGAGGTTCTGGAATGGGAGGCTACGGCAGAGATGGAATGG ataatcaGGGAGGCTATGGATCTGTTGGAAGAATGGGAATGGGGAACAATTACAGTGGAGGATATGGTACTCCTGATGGCTTGGGTGGTTATG GCCGTGGTGGTGGAGGCAGTGGCGGTTACTACGGGCAAGGTGGCATGAGTGGAGGTGGATGGCGTGGGATGTACTAA